The nucleotide sequence ACTATGGACTCGTTCGCCCCGAGATCCAGGCGCGCCAGTCGATTCAAAACCTCCAGGGGGCCGTCGGCGCGAACCAACAAGCGATCAGCAACATCGAATCGGGAGCGTCGGGCAGTGACGTATCCACGACGGGTCACCAGGCCGGGTTCCTGAATTACGGGAACTACTTCATGACCGGAGGCGCCGGGCAAATGGGCAACTCCGGTGGAACGAACCGCTCGAGCACCGGCGGAAACAATCGCATGAACGCCACCCAAATGCGCCCCCCCGGGCTGCCCGGGGGAATGGGGGGAGGAGCCCTCGGGACACCGCCCCCCCGGAAGAAGTAAACCCTCACTGTGTTTGCGTTGCCCGAGTTAACCGTGCGGCCCCGGTGATTCCTTCAGCGAGAAGAATCACCGGGGCCGCACGGTTAACAGTCGCGTTCGGAGCGATCGACATCAGCCAGACTTTTTCCCATTCGAGTTCGGCGCCTTTTGAACGAGGCGATCGAGGAACCACGTGTGCGCGTCCGCCAACAGGTGCGCTTCGTTGGGATCCACGACCCGTGGAACGGGTCTCGGAGCCGGTGGCGGCGGTGGTGGCGCAACGGTCGGCAGGGGGGCGGCGGCCGCCACTGCGGGGGCCACGATTGAAACCGACGGCGGCACCGGCGGGCGGGCATCGCGCATCAGCTCTTGGACCTGCCGCATCTGCTCGCACATCATCGCAGTGTGCTCCTGCTGCATCGTTGTGAACATCCGGGCCATCGTTACGAAGCACTGTTGGAACTGCTCCATCATCTCGCGGAGCGGAAGGCCGACCGCGTTCGTCGAGTCGGGCACCGGCACAAAGGGGGCCGGAACCCCGCTCATCCCGAACGGAACCGGCGGGTGCGCGGTCGAGGCGCCGACCCGCAGCAACAGCGAGATCTTCCCGAGTTCAATCAGATCGCCGTCGCGGAGCGACGTGACCCGGGTCGGGCGCCCGTTCAGAACGGTCCCCCCGCGGCTCAGCAAGTCGACGCACCAAATCCCCTCCCGCGTCTTCACAATGGCGCACTGAAAATACGCCACGGCCTCGTCCAAGAACCGGAGGTTACAGTTGGGATGGCGCCCGATCAGGGTGACCGGTTGATCGAGCGCGAAGCGCCCGTTCGGTCCACC is from Gemmata palustris and encodes:
- a CDS encoding FHA domain-containing protein; protein product: MATRLPGGLDVHAVHRTSGEVRSQCIGQPYALLGRAPRAGVRLDDPSVSQCHAYLQLVDGVPYCIDLGSRTGVLWDDGGQGRGWIHSGQTVRIGMFDVQITATGELPGESEWHEPGFNPDAVPLATLDVHAPGGPNGRFALDQPVTLIGRHPNCNLRFLDEAVAYFQCAIVKTREGIWCVDLLSRGGTVLNGRPTRVTSLRDGDLIELGKISLLLRVGASTAHPPVPFGMSGVPAPFVPVPDSTNAVGLPLREMMEQFQQCFVTMARMFTTMQQEHTAMMCEQMRQVQELMRDARPPVPPSVSIVAPAVAAAAPLPTVAPPPPPPAPRPVPRVVDPNEAHLLADAHTWFLDRLVQKAPNSNGKKSG